The genomic stretch GTACTATCCCTGCCGACAAAGGTATAGTGGGATATGTTTACAGAACCGGCCAGGCCCTGCTGGTTAAAGATGCTGTCAACAATCCGTTTTTTAACCACGAGGTCGGCGATGAACTCGGGGTGGCTTCAGACAATATGCTAACCGTTCCCTTAACCGTTGGAACCACGACATTGGGCGTTCTTCAACTAATTAACAAGAAGGGGAAAGGTACTTATTCAAAATATGACCTTGAGCTTGTGGACTACTTTTGTAAACGCCATATCGTCACCAATATTATCCGTACCATAGAATTCAACAAAGATTACCTTACGGGGTTATATAATCAAAGAAGCTTTGAGTCCCGCCTTGGAGACAATCTCGAATATTTAAGAGCCAAAAACAAAAAAGGCTATTTATATTTCATAGATTTAGATTTTTTCAAGACGGTTCCCGATACCTTTGGTCATAGTACGGGAAGCAAGGCAATCGTCCTGGTGGCCGACTTTCTTGGCAAATACATTTTTGACAGGTATGAAAGAAAAGGGTTGACAGCACGTTATGGCGGCGATGAATACGAAGTCTTTATTCCAGAGATAGAACAAACCGAGGCAGTTGAGCTGGCAGGGGAGATCGGTTCCGGAATCAGCCGACTCAAAATGGCTGTAATTAACAGCAACGGAGAAAGCGTGGATGCCCTGGAATGTGTGACGGCAAGTATAGGCGTTGCTTCAACGTTCAACAAGTTCACATCAGTGGATGAATATATTAAGCTTGCAGATCAGGCCATGTATCTGGCTAAGACCAGAAAAAACTGTACCTGCCTTCTTCATGATGATAAGTATGTCATTATATAATCGCTTCATGTAAAATTTGACCAAGGGCGCAAGCTCCGCCCTGTGGGCTAGGAGCTTCACATAAAGGGCCAATGTCGGATCGGATAAAACATATCCTGTTTGTTTGTACGGGTAATATATGTAGAAGCCCATTTGCTGAAGGTTTACTAAAAAAGCTCGCGCAAAAAAATGGACTTGATGACATAGTCGCTGATTCAGCGGGGTTGCTTGCGCTTTCCGGCAATAGCGCCACCAGCCTTGCACAGAAAGTTGCGGCGGAATATGATGTTGATCTGTCGCGCCATATGGCAAAATCCGCAAAACAGGATATTATAAATAGAAGCGATCTTATATTGGCAATGGAAAATTCCCATGTAAAAAACCTTTTGTATGACTTCCCGGAAGCTGAAGACAAGGTTTTTTTAATCAGGCGCTTTGCCTGCTTTGGTTCTAAAGATCGGGGGATCGCGGATCCTTATGGCTTAAATTATGATGCTTATCGTTTCTGCTTTCTCGATATTCAGGACAGTGTTTCAGGTCTGGCAGAATATCTGTCCGGCAGAAACGGTTCGGAAAAGGAAAGCAAGCGTTGATGCTCCATAAAAGATATGAAATCCGGTAAAATATTTAGATGTAATCCCCCTTGTTGAACTTTATTGCCTCGACAGTGGAGGTAACGAGGGCTCTGTTGAGGATATCCTTTATTCCATCTTCATCGGGCAGTGAATTTAAAAGTGGTAACATATTTTCTGCTTCACTTTCCATTTGGGTGACAAGAGGATGCATATCCTTTAAGTTGACGGACGGATCTTTAAGTTTCTTCTGGTAATTTTCGAGAACATCCAGGAACTTTTCCACCCTTTTTATGTTTTCGGTTCTGTCAATGTTGGAAATGAGATCAAATCTTATATTTGATATGTTTTGAAGCGGCGGCAGTGCCATGGTCTGATCCTCGGAAGACGACGATTTGTTAATCGTTTGTTGAAGAATGTCCTCAAATTTATCCCCTGTAGTTTTTGTGAGTTTGTTGGTTTTTTGATCATTGGCGATTTCTAAAATCTCATGCGGTATTATTTTCATGTTGCAGCATCCTTTCTTACAGTTTACTTGCCTCTATCTGAAAAGCAGGAAAATTTTACTGGTATATCGGCAAAAAATTCTTTTTATTTAAGTTTTACTTGTAAAAAACCATAAAGACCGGAAATCATAATTAAGAATCAAAAGATCAAACATTGTAATCTTGATTACTATATTTGTGAGCCGCAAAAGCGAGCGCTAACCCACCCCGTAGCTTGCTACAGGGTTCTTCAAGTTTTTGCAATATTCAGATAAACCTTTTCTTGAAATAAATATAAATTTGTGCCGGCATGACAAAATTACTCTCAAGCGATTAAACGGTTTATTTTCTTTTATTTTCTTAAAAGCATATAGCGTGCCATTATTGTCCGAAATAAATCCAAATTCTTAAAAGCGAGCGCATTCCCCCGCCCCGTTCCATCCGGGCTGCAGGTAGCTTCAACAAGTCGAGGTTAAGATATTTCATAACGGTGCGGAAACATACAGGGTTTTAGGCAGCCACTCTTGTTG from Anaerolineae bacterium encodes the following:
- a CDS encoding sensor domain-containing diguanylate cyclase, with translation MIDNLGLDRMQKVYCVENKTVDEILDRHRHGGGQSPINFREIIREVLEFVNKFIAPSRAGTIYIDDPSTRVYDENGNLDYGAARLVFAACFGDKSESLIGRTIPADKGIVGYVYRTGQALLVKDAVNNPFFNHEVGDELGVASDNMLTVPLTVGTTTLGVLQLINKKGKGTYSKYDLELVDYFCKRHIVTNIIRTIEFNKDYLTGLYNQRSFESRLGDNLEYLRAKNKKGYLYFIDLDFFKTVPDTFGHSTGSKAIVLVADFLGKYIFDRYERKGLTARYGGDEYEVFIPEIEQTEAVELAGEIGSGISRLKMAVINSNGESVDALECVTASIGVASTFNKFTSVDEYIKLADQAMYLAKTRKNCTCLLHDDKYVII
- a CDS encoding low molecular weight protein arginine phosphatase; translation: MSDRIKHILFVCTGNICRSPFAEGLLKKLAQKNGLDDIVADSAGLLALSGNSATSLAQKVAAEYDVDLSRHMAKSAKQDIINRSDLILAMENSHVKNLLYDFPEAEDKVFLIRRFACFGSKDRGIADPYGLNYDAYRFCFLDIQDSVSGLAEYLSGRNGSEKESKR